A region from the Mesorhizobium sp. J8 genome encodes:
- a CDS encoding RidA family protein — protein MHTILQPEGWAKPVGYANGVAARGRLVFIGGQVGWNAECKFETDDFVGQVRQTLANVVAVLAEAGGEPRHITSMTWYFTDKAEYLANLKGIGEAYRAVIGRHFPAMAAMQVVALVEDRAKVEIQAMAVIPE, from the coding sequence ATGCACACCATCCTGCAGCCCGAGGGCTGGGCCAAGCCGGTCGGCTACGCCAATGGCGTGGCCGCGCGCGGCCGGCTTGTCTTTATCGGCGGCCAGGTCGGCTGGAACGCCGAATGCAAATTCGAGACCGATGATTTCGTCGGCCAGGTGCGCCAGACGCTCGCCAATGTCGTCGCGGTTCTTGCCGAAGCCGGCGGCGAGCCGCGGCACATCACCTCGATGACGTGGTATTTCACCGACAAGGCCGAATATCTCGCCAACCTGAAGGGGATCGGCGAGGCTTACCGCGCCGTCATCGGCCGGCATTTTCCGGCCATGGCCGCCATGCAGGTGGTGGCGCTGGTCGAGGACCGCGCCAAGGTGGAGATCCAGGCAATGGCGGTCATTCCGGAGTGA
- a CDS encoding acyl-CoA dehydrogenase family protein, whose product MPDRTFLTWPFFEDRHRQLADRLETWCAKNLPVEHHDVDDACRELVAKLGRDGWLKPTALDPANPAPLDVRTLCITRETLARHDGLADFALAMQGLGTGAITLFGTPDQQRWLAKTRAGEAISAFALSEPRSGSDVANMEMSAVRDGGDYVLSGEKTWISNGGIADLYVVFARTGEAPGAKGISAFIVPGDAKGLGIAERLQVIAPHPLARLSFDNVRVPASALIGKPGEGFRIAMSVLDVFRSTVGAAALGFARRALDESVSRAAERKLFGAPMAELQMVQGHIADMALDVDAAALLIYRAAWTKDMGAARVTREAAMAKLFATDKAQEVIDKAVQLHGGDGVRKGHIVESLYREIRALRIYEGASDVQKVVIARQVMGGA is encoded by the coding sequence ATGCCTGACCGCACCTTCCTCACCTGGCCGTTCTTCGAAGACCGCCACCGCCAACTCGCCGATCGCCTCGAGACCTGGTGCGCGAAAAACCTGCCCGTCGAGCACCACGATGTCGACGACGCCTGCCGCGAGCTCGTGGCGAAACTCGGCCGTGACGGCTGGCTGAAGCCGACGGCGCTCGACCCCGCCAATCCCGCGCCGCTCGATGTGCGCACGCTCTGCATCACACGCGAGACGCTGGCACGGCATGACGGGCTCGCCGACTTCGCCCTCGCGATGCAGGGCCTGGGCACCGGCGCGATCACCCTGTTCGGGACGCCGGACCAACAGCGCTGGCTCGCGAAGACGCGGGCGGGCGAGGCAATTTCCGCCTTTGCACTGTCGGAGCCGCGCTCGGGGTCGGACGTCGCCAACATGGAGATGTCGGCCGTCCGCGACGGCGGCGATTATGTGCTGTCGGGCGAAAAGACCTGGATCTCCAATGGCGGCATCGCCGACCTCTATGTCGTCTTTGCCCGCACCGGCGAGGCGCCGGGCGCCAAGGGGATCTCCGCTTTCATCGTGCCCGGCGACGCCAAGGGCCTTGGCATCGCCGAACGGCTCCAGGTGATCGCGCCGCATCCGCTGGCCAGATTGTCCTTCGACAATGTGCGCGTGCCCGCTTCCGCGCTGATCGGCAAGCCCGGCGAGGGTTTCCGCATCGCCATGTCGGTGCTCGACGTGTTCCGCTCCACGGTGGGCGCGGCGGCACTCGGCTTTGCGCGGCGTGCGCTGGACGAGAGCGTCAGCAGAGCTGCGGAGCGCAAACTCTTCGGCGCGCCGATGGCCGAGTTGCAGATGGTGCAGGGCCATATCGCCGACATGGCGCTCGACGTCGACGCCGCCGCGCTCCTCATCTACCGCGCCGCCTGGACCAAGGACATGGGTGCCGCGCGAGTGACGCGCGAGGCAGCGATGGCCAAGCTGTTCGCCACCGACAAGGCGCAAGAGGTGATCGACAAGGCCGTGCAGCTGCATGGCGGCGACGGCGTGCGCAAGGGCCACATCGTCGAGAGCCTCTATCGTGAAATCCGGGCGCTGCGCATCTATGAAGGCGCTTCGGACGTACAGAAGGTGGTCATCGCGAGACAGGTGATGGGCGGAGCGTGA
- a CDS encoding aminotransferase class V-fold PLP-dependent enzyme — protein MSGYFLYHSIGTFPGKAEAMAAALAEFSAIWSAEDDGQWPAALAARQRFIDAWTRLIAAPKGTLTTAENVTAALYSLIGGLPAERLAGKRLLVAGDCFPSLHFLLAGLAERFGFTLDTVPLRPGESWVRDEDFIARWQEDVGLALITFVTSTASHRCDVERFAAHGRAMGSLVGVDVTQGIGVAPFSVAATPVDFVVSTSLKWLCGSSGAGILQVAPELLATCRPELRGWFSQPNPFSWDLDAFSYADDARRFDHGTPAILASVASLPGLEWVEKTGIDAIRAQNAVLVERIIGAALDNGWTLRSPLDAKARGGSVMLGLPQGVEAPKIIASLRNERLYCDARGTTLRLSPGMVTTEAAVDALIARLQDHIGSRRRRAS, from the coding sequence ATGTCGGGCTATTTTCTCTATCATTCGATCGGCACTTTCCCCGGCAAGGCCGAGGCGATGGCCGCCGCGCTGGCGGAATTTTCCGCTATCTGGTCGGCGGAGGACGACGGCCAGTGGCCGGCCGCGCTGGCCGCGCGGCAACGCTTCATCGACGCCTGGACGCGGCTGATCGCGGCGCCGAAAGGCACTCTGACCACAGCCGAGAATGTCACTGCCGCGCTCTACAGCCTGATCGGCGGCCTTCCGGCGGAGCGGCTGGCGGGAAAACGCCTGCTGGTTGCCGGCGACTGTTTTCCGAGCCTGCATTTCCTGCTTGCAGGGCTTGCCGAGCGTTTCGGCTTCACGCTCGATACCGTGCCGCTGCGGCCGGGCGAAAGCTGGGTGCGCGACGAGGATTTCATCGCCCGCTGGCAGGAGGATGTCGGACTGGCGCTCATAACCTTCGTGACCTCGACGGCCTCGCATCGCTGCGATGTCGAGCGGTTCGCCGCGCATGGCCGTGCCATGGGCAGCCTTGTCGGCGTCGATGTCACGCAGGGCATTGGTGTGGCGCCGTTTTCCGTTGCCGCGACGCCGGTCGATTTCGTCGTCTCGACCTCTCTGAAATGGCTGTGCGGTTCCTCCGGCGCCGGCATATTGCAGGTCGCGCCGGAATTGCTTGCGACCTGCCGGCCGGAACTGCGCGGCTGGTTCAGCCAGCCGAACCCGTTCTCCTGGGACCTCGACGCCTTCAGCTATGCCGACGATGCGCGCCGTTTCGATCATGGCACGCCGGCGATCCTGGCCAGCGTCGCTTCGCTGCCCGGCCTGGAATGGGTGGAAAAGACCGGCATCGATGCCATCCGCGCACAGAACGCCGTGCTCGTCGAGCGCATCATCGGCGCGGCGCTCGACAATGGCTGGACTCTGCGTTCGCCGCTCGACGCCAAGGCGCGCGGCGGCAGCGTGATGCTCGGCCTGCCGCAAGGCGTCGAGGCGCCGAAAATTATCGCTTCGCTGCGCAACGAGCGGCTCTACTGCGACGCGCGCGGCACGACGCTCAGGCTGTCGCCCGGCATGGTCACCACCGAAGCGGCGGTCGATGCGCTGATCGCCAGACTGCAGGACCATATCGGTTCGCGGCGCCGCCGCGCATCCTGA
- a CDS encoding substrate-binding periplasmic protein, giving the protein MLKRLGLIGVVIAAGVAFAAPAFADKIMVGAYPANPPWEYKTDSGGFEGFEIDVANDVAKRIGADIEFQDLGFQALFAATASGRIDFAVSSISVTKERLQNQGFTQPYYDSDGTIVGKADSAIKSLDDLKGKTIGVIAGSTGEAYMKENAAKLGVAETKSYNAQQDLLLDVQNGRIDGGAGELAGFLFAIKQMPALKILVRIPTGERFAMMTKKGHPLLEKVNDAITAMKKDGTMAAIHKKWFGVDPEAGTSTVTPGPIPQ; this is encoded by the coding sequence ATGTTGAAACGTTTAGGACTGATTGGGGTGGTGATTGCCGCGGGTGTGGCCTTCGCGGCGCCCGCCTTTGCCGACAAGATCATGGTCGGCGCCTACCCGGCCAACCCGCCGTGGGAATACAAGACCGATTCGGGCGGCTTCGAGGGTTTTGAGATCGATGTCGCCAACGACGTCGCCAAGCGTATCGGCGCCGATATCGAGTTCCAGGATTTGGGCTTCCAGGCGCTGTTTGCGGCGACTGCTTCCGGCCGCATCGACTTTGCGGTGTCCTCGATCTCCGTTACCAAGGAGCGGCTGCAGAACCAGGGCTTCACCCAGCCCTATTACGACAGCGACGGCACGATCGTCGGCAAGGCGGATTCCGCCATCAAGTCGCTCGATGACCTCAAGGGCAAGACCATCGGCGTCATCGCTGGCTCGACCGGCGAGGCCTATATGAAGGAGAACGCCGCCAAGCTCGGCGTTGCCGAGACCAAGAGCTACAACGCCCAGCAGGACCTTCTGCTCGACGTGCAGAACGGCCGCATCGACGGCGGCGCCGGCGAGCTCGCCGGTTTCCTGTTCGCCATAAAGCAGATGCCGGCGTTGAAGATCCTGGTGCGCATCCCGACCGGCGAGCGCTTCGCGATGATGACCAAGAAAGGCCATCCGCTGCTCGAGAAGGTGAACGACGCGATCACCGCCATGAAGAAGGACGGCACCATGGCCGCGATCCACAAGAAGTGGTTCGGCGTCGATCCGGAAGCCGGCACCAGCACCGTGACGCCGGGTCCGATCCCGCAATAA
- a CDS encoding enoyl-CoA hydratase family protein, with translation MSAMARFKPKHFLWEVEGKVAKIRLDRPERKNPLTFDSYAELRDTFRDLVYADDVDAVVFLPNGGNFCSGGDVHDIIGPLVKMDMKQLLAFTRMTGDFVKAMLNCGKPIISAVDGVAVGAGAIIAMASDIRIATREAKTAFLFTRVGLAGCDMGACAILPRIIGQGRAAELLYTGRTMSATEGERWGFYNRLVEPAALEADALDMAVRIVSGPTFAHGITKTQLNQEWSMGLDQAIEAEAQAQAICMQTGDFERAYKAFVAKEKPVFEGN, from the coding sequence ATGAGCGCCATGGCCAGGTTTAAGCCGAAGCATTTCCTCTGGGAGGTCGAAGGCAAGGTCGCGAAGATCCGGCTCGACCGTCCCGAGCGGAAGAACCCCCTGACCTTCGACAGCTATGCGGAACTCCGCGACACGTTTCGCGACCTCGTCTATGCCGACGATGTCGACGCGGTCGTGTTCCTGCCCAATGGCGGCAATTTCTGCTCGGGCGGCGATGTGCATGACATCATCGGGCCGCTGGTCAAGATGGACATGAAGCAGTTGCTCGCCTTCACGCGCATGACCGGCGACTTCGTCAAGGCGATGCTCAACTGCGGCAAGCCGATCATCTCGGCGGTCGATGGCGTGGCGGTCGGCGCCGGCGCGATCATCGCCATGGCCTCCGACATCCGCATCGCGACGCGGGAGGCAAAAACCGCCTTCCTGTTCACCCGCGTCGGCCTTGCCGGCTGCGACATGGGCGCCTGCGCGATCCTGCCGCGCATCATCGGCCAGGGCCGCGCCGCCGAGTTGCTCTACACCGGCCGCACCATGAGCGCCACCGAAGGCGAGCGCTGGGGTTTCTACAACCGGCTGGTCGAACCGGCGGCGCTGGAGGCCGACGCGCTCGATATGGCGGTGCGGATCGTTTCCGGCCCGACCTTCGCGCATGGCATCACCAAGACGCAGCTCAACCAGGAATGGTCGATGGGCCTCGACCAGGCGATCGAGGCGGAAGCGCAGGCGCAGGCGATCTGCATGCAGACCGGCGATTTCGAACGCGCCTACAAGGCGTTCGTGGCGAAGGAAAAGCCGGTGTTCGAGGGGAATTGA
- a CDS encoding amino acid ABC transporter permease: MELIDTFFNWGILVRSFPILIRGLGNTILLGLAAIVFGTIAGLAICLVRLYAPKPLRRLATLYIDIFRALPILVVLILIYYALPFVGIRLSSFVSAALALSLVLAAFTAEVCRAGIQNIPKGQFEAAAALGLPFWVAMRKVVLPQAIRVVIPPLTSNCVSVFKDTALASVVAMPDLLKQATDAQALMANPTPLIGAAIIYLAFLWPLVRLVGYLEERGKARSAH, from the coding sequence ATGGAACTGATCGACACCTTCTTCAATTGGGGCATTCTGGTCCGATCCTTTCCGATCCTGATCCGCGGACTGGGAAACACCATCCTGCTTGGTTTGGCGGCCATCGTCTTCGGCACCATTGCCGGCCTGGCAATCTGCCTGGTGCGGCTCTACGCGCCGAAGCCGTTGAGGCGGCTGGCGACGCTCTATATCGACATCTTCCGCGCGCTGCCGATCCTGGTGGTGCTGATCCTGATTTATTACGCCCTGCCCTTCGTCGGCATCCGCCTGTCGTCCTTTGTCTCGGCCGCGCTCGCGCTGTCGCTGGTGCTCGCCGCCTTCACCGCGGAAGTGTGCCGCGCCGGCATCCAGAACATTCCGAAGGGCCAGTTCGAGGCCGCGGCCGCGCTTGGCCTGCCCTTCTGGGTCGCCATGCGCAAGGTGGTGCTGCCGCAGGCGATCCGCGTCGTCATCCCGCCGCTGACCAGCAATTGCGTTTCGGTGTTCAAGGACACCGCGCTCGCTTCGGTGGTGGCGATGCCCGACCTCTTGAAGCAGGCGACCGATGCGCAGGCGCTGATGGCCAACCCGACGCCGCTGATCGGCGCCGCGATCATCTACCTTGCCTTCCTGTGGCCGCTGGTGCGGCTGGTCGGCTACCTCGAAGAGCGCGGCAAGGCCCGGTCCGCGCACTGA
- a CDS encoding SDR family NAD(P)-dependent oxidoreductase: MTAAQAILGKHALVTGGGSGVGKAIALALAEAGVAITICGRREAALAEVAKESDRIFAVAADVTNEAEMAALHEKAEAARGPLDIVIANAGMAASAPAPKTALADWQRTLDVNLTGAFLTVKPALAGMLARKTGRIVFVASTAGLKGYAYVAPYVAAKHGVVGLMRALAAETAKSGVTVNAVCPGFVETGMLEESIARIVEKTGRSAEDARASLATTNPQGRFIQPEEVASAVLWLCSDAARSITGQAISVSGGETW, translated from the coding sequence ATGACCGCAGCTCAAGCAATCCTTGGCAAGCATGCGCTGGTCACCGGCGGCGGCTCCGGCGTCGGCAAGGCTATCGCGCTGGCGCTGGCGGAAGCCGGCGTCGCCATCACCATTTGCGGGCGCCGTGAAGCGGCGCTGGCCGAGGTCGCGAAGGAAAGCGACCGGATCTTTGCTGTCGCCGCCGATGTCACCAACGAAGCCGAGATGGCTGCCCTTCACGAGAAGGCTGAAGCGGCACGCGGACCTCTCGACATCGTCATTGCCAATGCCGGCATGGCGGCAAGCGCACCGGCTCCCAAGACCGCGCTGGCCGACTGGCAGCGCACGCTCGACGTCAATTTGACCGGCGCCTTCCTGACGGTGAAGCCGGCGCTGGCCGGCATGCTGGCGCGGAAGACGGGCCGCATCGTCTTCGTCGCATCGACCGCCGGCCTGAAGGGTTATGCCTATGTCGCGCCCTATGTGGCCGCCAAGCATGGCGTCGTCGGGTTGATGCGGGCCTTGGCCGCCGAGACCGCCAAGTCAGGCGTGACGGTCAACGCCGTCTGCCCCGGCTTCGTCGAAACCGGCATGCTTGAGGAGTCCATCGCGCGCATCGTCGAGAAAACCGGCCGGTCGGCGGAGGACGCTCGCGCAAGTCTTGCAACGACAAACCCGCAGGGCCGTTTCATCCAGCCCGAAGAGGTCGCCTCGGCGGTGCTTTGGCTGTGCAGCGATGCCGCGCGATCGATCACCGGACAGGCGATCTCGGTTTCGGGAGGCGAGACATGGTAG
- a CDS encoding GntR family transcriptional regulator yields the protein MALGFEPVSGRITVQDGVYQQLRHALMVGSFDPGQVLTIASLAEAFGTSNMPVREALRRLAAENALEISQNGSACVPVVTRARLDDLCRARLAVEGLAAELGAPRLTASDLASLQRVTEEQQAIGRDGSIYELIAKNQQFHFTIYRASGSDVLFQLIETLWLRFGPYMRLLSNHVAPLMRAGVMEPSGRHAAIIAALNDKDFPRARDEVVADITATQETLRTICPDVPEPKAVDFAAFGKAS from the coding sequence GTGGCTCTGGGCTTCGAACCCGTATCGGGACGCATCACCGTCCAGGATGGCGTCTATCAACAGCTTCGCCATGCCTTGATGGTCGGCAGTTTCGATCCGGGGCAGGTGCTGACGATCGCCTCGCTGGCCGAGGCTTTCGGCACCTCGAACATGCCGGTGCGCGAGGCCCTGCGGCGGCTCGCGGCGGAGAACGCGCTGGAGATCTCGCAGAATGGCTCGGCCTGCGTGCCGGTGGTGACGCGGGCGCGGCTCGACGATCTCTGCCGCGCCCGGCTCGCCGTCGAAGGGCTGGCCGCCGAGCTCGGCGCGCCGCGCCTGACGGCGTCCGACCTCGCGTCCCTGCAGAGGGTCACCGAAGAGCAGCAGGCGATCGGCCGCGACGGCAGCATCTACGAACTGATCGCCAAGAACCAGCAGTTCCACTTCACGATCTATCGCGCTTCCGGATCCGACGTGCTGTTCCAGTTGATCGAGACGCTGTGGCTGCGCTTCGGCCCTTATATGCGGCTGTTGTCCAACCATGTCGCGCCGCTGATGCGCGCCGGCGTCATGGAACCCTCGGGCCGTCACGCCGCGATCATCGCGGCGCTCAACGACAAGGATTTCCCCCGCGCCCGCGACGAGGTCGTGGCCGACATTACGGCGACGCAGGAAACGCTGCGCACGATCTGCCCCGACGTGCCCGAGCCCAAGGCAGTCGATTTCGCCGCTTTCGGCAAAGCATCCTGA
- a CDS encoding bifunctional salicylyl-CoA 5-hydroxylase/oxidoreductase codes for MKVAVLGGGPAGLYFAISLKLRDAAHEVTVYERNRPDDTFGWGVVLSAETLENLTRNDPVSAVWIKKHFAYWDDIAVIHDGVRTVSSGHGFCGIGRKRLLILLQRRARELGIKMMFETEISDPKPYMETHDLVVAADGLNSKSRAAFADVFKPDIDTRKCKFVWLGTTQKFDDAFTFIFEKTEHGWVWAHAYQFDSETATFIVECSEQTWQAFGFGQMTQQESITVCERIFAKHLGGHPLMTNANHIRGSAWINFPRVLCERWSYKNLALMGDAAASAHFSIGSGTKLALESAVALADYVESEPDLAAAFRKYEDARRTEVLKLQSAARNSLEWFEEVERYLGLDPVQFNYSLLTRSQRISHENLRLRDAEWLANAEEWFQRKAGAGANMLRRAPMFAPFKLRDMRLINRIVVSPMAQYKAVDGCPTDWHFAHYAERAKGGAGLVYIEMTCVSPEGRITPGCPGFYKPEHEVAWKRLVDFVHAETEAKICAQIGHSGAKGSTRLGWEGTDEPLPSGNWPVMAPSAVPWSPQNQVPKAMDRADMDLVRDQFVASAQMAERCGFDMLEIHAAHGYLLSAFITPLTNRRTDQYGGSLENRMRYPLEIFHAVRAVWPAEKPISMRISANDWVGIEGVTPADAVEIARLLHQAGVDLCDVSAGQTTIAAKPVYGRMFQTPFSDRIRNEVGIATMAVGNIYEPDHANSILMAGRADLVALARPHLTDPYWTLHAAVTLGDRGVKWPDPYLRGRDQIYRLAEREAAAGLKV; via the coding sequence ATGAAGGTTGCGGTTCTCGGCGGCGGTCCGGCCGGACTCTACTTTGCCATCTCGCTGAAGCTGCGCGACGCCGCGCATGAGGTGACGGTCTACGAACGAAACCGCCCGGACGACACGTTCGGCTGGGGGGTGGTGCTGTCGGCGGAGACGCTGGAGAACCTGACCAGGAACGACCCGGTCAGCGCGGTCTGGATCAAGAAGCATTTCGCCTATTGGGACGACATCGCCGTCATCCATGACGGCGTGCGCACCGTCTCCTCGGGCCATGGTTTCTGCGGGATCGGGCGCAAGCGGCTGTTGATCCTGCTGCAGCGCAGGGCGCGCGAGCTCGGCATCAAGATGATGTTCGAGACCGAGATTTCCGATCCGAAACCCTACATGGAAACGCACGACCTGGTGGTCGCCGCGGACGGGTTGAACTCGAAGTCGCGCGCGGCCTTCGCCGATGTCTTCAAGCCGGATATCGACACCCGCAAATGCAAGTTCGTGTGGCTCGGCACCACGCAGAAATTCGACGACGCCTTCACCTTCATCTTCGAGAAGACGGAGCATGGCTGGGTGTGGGCGCATGCCTACCAGTTCGACAGCGAGACCGCGACCTTCATCGTCGAATGCAGCGAGCAAACCTGGCAAGCGTTCGGCTTCGGCCAGATGACGCAGCAGGAATCGATCACGGTCTGCGAGCGCATCTTCGCAAAGCATCTCGGCGGCCATCCGTTGATGACCAACGCCAACCACATCCGCGGGTCCGCCTGGATCAACTTCCCGCGCGTGCTTTGCGAGCGCTGGTCGTACAAGAACCTGGCGCTGATGGGCGACGCCGCGGCATCGGCGCATTTCTCGATAGGCTCCGGCACCAAGCTGGCGCTGGAAAGCGCGGTGGCGCTTGCCGACTATGTCGAATCGGAGCCGGACCTCGCGGCGGCTTTCCGCAAATATGAGGATGCGCGGCGCACCGAGGTGCTCAAGCTGCAGTCGGCGGCGCGCAACTCTCTCGAATGGTTCGAGGAAGTCGAACGATATCTCGGGCTTGATCCAGTCCAGTTCAACTATTCGCTGCTCACCCGCTCGCAGCGCATCAGCCACGAGAACCTTCGCCTGCGCGACGCCGAATGGCTGGCGAACGCCGAGGAATGGTTCCAGCGCAAGGCCGGCGCCGGCGCCAACATGCTGCGCCGCGCGCCGATGTTCGCGCCGTTCAAGCTGCGCGACATGAGGCTCATCAACCGCATCGTCGTTTCGCCGATGGCGCAGTACAAGGCGGTCGACGGCTGCCCGACCGACTGGCATTTCGCCCACTATGCCGAGCGCGCCAAGGGCGGTGCGGGGCTGGTCTATATCGAGATGACCTGCGTCAGCCCTGAGGGGCGCATCACGCCCGGATGCCCGGGCTTCTACAAGCCGGAGCACGAAGTCGCCTGGAAGCGGCTGGTCGATTTCGTCCATGCCGAGACCGAGGCAAAAATCTGCGCGCAGATCGGCCATTCCGGCGCCAAGGGCTCGACGCGGCTCGGCTGGGAAGGAACGGACGAGCCGCTGCCTTCCGGCAACTGGCCGGTGATGGCGCCCTCGGCCGTGCCGTGGTCGCCGCAGAACCAGGTGCCGAAAGCGATGGACCGCGCCGATATGGATCTGGTGCGCGACCAGTTCGTCGCGTCGGCCCAGATGGCCGAGCGATGCGGCTTCGACATGCTGGAGATCCATGCCGCGCATGGGTACCTGCTGTCGGCCTTCATCACGCCGCTGACCAACCGCCGCACCGACCAATATGGCGGCTCGCTGGAAAACCGCATGCGCTATCCGCTGGAGATCTTCCATGCGGTGCGTGCCGTGTGGCCGGCCGAAAAGCCGATCTCGATGCGCATCTCCGCCAATGACTGGGTGGGTATCGAAGGCGTCACCCCGGCCGACGCCGTCGAGATCGCCAGGCTGCTGCACCAAGCCGGCGTCGATCTTTGCGACGTCTCGGCCGGGCAGACCACCATCGCCGCCAAACCGGTCTATGGCCGCATGTTCCAGACGCCGTTCTCCGACCGCATCCGCAACGAGGTCGGCATTGCGACGATGGCGGTCGGCAACATCTATGAGCCCGACCATGCCAATTCGATCCTGATGGCCGGCCGCGCCGACCTGGTGGCGCTGGCCAGGCCGCATCTCACCGATCCCTACTGGACATTGCATGCGGCGGTGACGCTGGGCGACCGCGGCGTCAAATGGCCCGACCCCTATCTGCGGGGACGCGACCAGATCTACCGGCTGGCCGAGCGTGAGGCAGCGGCGGGGCTCAAAGTATGA
- a CDS encoding MarR family winged helix-turn-helix transcriptional regulator, translating into MVAGPTSTGPGKERLRLWIRLLRASRTIEAELRERLKKEFDTTLPRFDVMAALYRSPEGMLMSDLSRFLLVSNGNVTGIVDRLVSEGLVTRARRNGDRRTSMVRLTEEGSKSFAAIAAAHENWVGELLGTVSEDEARRLTGMLKSFRSNWEGR; encoded by the coding sequence ATGGTAGCGGGACCGACCTCGACCGGGCCGGGCAAGGAGAGGCTGCGGCTGTGGATCCGCCTGCTGCGCGCCTCGCGCACCATCGAGGCGGAGCTGCGCGAGCGGCTGAAGAAGGAATTCGACACCACGTTGCCGCGCTTCGACGTGATGGCGGCGCTCTACCGCTCGCCCGAAGGTATGCTGATGAGCGACCTGTCACGCTTCCTTCTGGTGTCGAACGGCAACGTCACCGGCATCGTCGACCGGCTGGTTTCCGAAGGGCTGGTGACGCGGGCGCGGCGCAACGGCGATCGCCGCACCTCGATGGTGCGCCTGACCGAGGAAGGTTCGAAATCTTTCGCCGCGATCGCCGCCGCGCATGAGAATTGGGTCGGCGAGCTTCTCGGCACCGTCAGCGAGGACGAGGCGCGGCGGCTGACCGGCATGCTGAAATCGTTCCGCAGCAATTGGGAGGGACGCTAA
- a CDS encoding VOC family protein → MKYAVQAAILAASLSGAAGAASADAIPGMRGHDHTGITVPDMKQAVDFFTNVVGCKKAMSFGPFADDKGTFMQDLLGVDPKAVIEEITMVRCGYGSNIELFKYTAPDQKDLTPKNSDIGGFHIAFYVDDVAAAKAYLEAKGVKTRMGPLPVKEGPAAGQTILYFQAPWGLQLEAISYPQGMAYEKGAETVLWSPKDPTK, encoded by the coding sequence ATGAAATACGCAGTCCAGGCGGCGATCCTCGCGGCCTCCTTGTCCGGCGCAGCGGGAGCGGCTTCCGCGGATGCAATTCCGGGCATGCGAGGCCACGACCACACCGGCATTACCGTGCCCGACATGAAGCAGGCCGTCGATTTCTTCACCAATGTCGTCGGCTGCAAGAAGGCAATGTCCTTCGGGCCGTTCGCCGACGACAAGGGCACCTTCATGCAGGACCTGCTCGGGGTCGATCCGAAGGCGGTGATCGAGGAGATCACCATGGTCCGCTGCGGCTATGGCTCGAACATCGAGCTGTTCAAATACACGGCACCCGACCAGAAGGATTTGACGCCGAAGAACAGCGACATCGGCGGCTTCCACATTGCCTTCTATGTCGACGATGTTGCCGCCGCGAAAGCCTATCTCGAGGCCAAGGGTGTCAAGACCAGGATGGGGCCGCTGCCGGTCAAGGAAGGCCCGGCCGCGGGCCAGACCATCCTCTATTTCCAGGCGCCGTGGGGGCTGCAGCTGGAGGCGATCAGCTACCCCCAAGGCATGGCCTATGAGAAGGGCGCCGAGACGGTGCTTTGGAGCCCGAAGGATCCCACCAAGTGA